One segment of Thunnus thynnus chromosome 19, fThuThy2.1, whole genome shotgun sequence DNA contains the following:
- the LOC137171261 gene encoding glycolipid transfer protein-like: MSLLLDNQFKELPPDNSVDTKQFLEAVSHLPSFFDCLGSKVFTIIKSDINGNIMKIKAVYLKDPERYVTLQHILEAEREDHAAEWPKVGATLALMWLKRGLRFIQILLQSLADGDRDENNPNLIRVNVTKAYEQALKKYHGWLVQKIFNTALYAAPYRSNFLKALSKGEEVKDEDCLVNVRQFLVNYTATVDAIYNMYTNLNAELDYTV; the protein is encoded by the exons ATGTCTCTTTTACTGGATAACCAATTCAAAGAGCTGCCTCCTGACAACTCTGTAGACACAAAGCAGTTCCTGGAGGCCGTCTCTCATCTTCCGTCATTTTTTG acTGCTTGGGATCAAAAGTGTTTACAATCATCAAATCAGACATTAATGGGAATATAATG aaaATCAAAGCAGTATATCTTAAGGATCCTGAGAGGTATGTTACCCTGCAGCACATACTGGAGGCAGAGCGGGAAGACCATGCAGCAGAATGGCCTAAAGTTGGTGCAACATTAGCTCTGATGTGGCTGAAGAG GGGTCTCCGTTTCATACAGATCCTGCTGCAGAGTTTGGCAGACGGAGACAGAGATGAGAACAACCCCAACCTAATTCGGGTCAATGTCACCAAAGCCTACGAACAAGCACTGAAGAAATACCACGGCTGGCTTGTTCAAAAGATTTTCAAT ACGGCGTTATATGCAGCTCCCTACAGATCGAACTTCCTCAAGGCTCTGTCAAAAGGAGAGGAAGTGAAAGACGAAGACTGTCTGGTAAACGTGCGTCAGTTCTTAGTGAACTACACTGCTACTGTTGATGCCATCTacaacatgtacacaaatcTCAACGCAGAGCTGGACTACACCGTTTGA